The following nucleotide sequence is from Pithys albifrons albifrons isolate INPA30051 chromosome 2, PitAlb_v1, whole genome shotgun sequence.
ggtgtttttttattaaaaaaccaacTTCATGCCATCAAATTGGCATGCTTGTGCTCTATAGTGAAACAGGTTAAACTTGCCATTAAACTTCTGAaacacttgccttttttttctttttacagtaaatggaaaatatttgaattgtTTTGGAATGcaaatcaaaaaaaaattaaaacattttttaaacctGTTCTCCTTTGGCATTTAATCAGCTAATTATCCACTGTTGTGAAGGGAGGTGTTCAAAGTTCCTTTTTCTGAGTTTAAGGACAGAAAAGTACATGGCATATGATGCAGCAGCCTTTCCATGTGGTGTAGAGTATTCTGGGAAATTAGAAATTGACTTACTTTAGTGGCTTCTTTTGGAGAAATCTAAAGTCCCTGTCTTCTATACATTTTACTCTGTCTAGAAGTGAGATGCTGAAACCAGTTTCAgctccccttttcccttggaattGTTTCCCCATGCAGGCTAAGGTCAGTAGACAGACTTGAATGTTGGGGTGATCATGGAGTTTTGGGTTTAGTACTtaagaaaatttttaatttgttctgaTATGTTTGTTGTTAGTGTGTGTgaagggggtggggggtggggttgggtttgtgaggttttttgttgtgatttttttgttttttttttttttgctaatatGCAAATATTGAAGTCTTTCACAGGGTCAGTAGAAAGGGTCAACATGATAAACAACTCTTTTTCATCAGTCTCCACAGGGATGAGAAGAAAACAGTACAAGACAAACCTAGTAAAATTCCCTTCTCTGAGCTTGTTGTTTCATAGCTAATATGCACAGGAGAGATAACAGTTTGGACTGTGagcagattaaaataaaatgccgCTTAAGAGATAAATTAAAACCTTATGCTTGAACAATATTTCTCCAAAAGACCAGGGTGAGAAAAACAGCCTTGCACTTCAGATTATTAGGAAAACTGCAATGGGTTGTTGGCAGTAGGGAGGAGATTGTTTAGAGAGTCCATGTCTTCTATACTCTTGAGTCAGTGAACCACATGGAGGTGTAGGCACCTATAGCATAGCAAACAAAGACACAGATGAGCCCAAATCCCAGGCCTAATCCTGCACTGTGTCATCCTTCAGCGTCTGCTGTGTGATATCAGGAGAGGAGGCTGCTTGCTTCCCTGGATAGCTAGGATAACATGGGTAGCTCATATCACTCATCTGATAAAGTTCAGATGTAACTGGCACCTAACCCCCACAAATATAAAATTCAATGctattaactttatttttttacaaagaaGTTGTCTGACAGGAACATCCAAGTCTGTTTTCTCTTGTGGGGAACACTATATATCTAGAAGAGGGTCCTTAATTATATACCACTCCAAATATGTTTTATTTGGTGTCTATTGAGGTTTTTAAAATCTAGGAGCAAACAGTTTACATCAGAGAATGGAAAATAGAACTTGCTTCAGTGATATGGGGAGCTACAGTCTCTGTTCTGGGCTGCTTAACTGCTACAGTGAAAGTTATATTTAAGCAGAATCTTCTGCCCTGCAGTTTTATTAGCTCATTTAATCCTCAGATTCAGTACCTGATGCAGCTTTCATCTCCCTTCCCTCTATTGCCTGCGGGTGCATTTGCCACATGACTGTCATTCCCAGCCCCCACTTCTCAGaaagctgggagcagctgctttttttcACTGGGAAAAAGACTCGCCTCCCCAATATTGGCATTTATCTTCATCAGGAGTGTTTTGTGGGgtcatgatttttctttttttttttttttttttttttttgttaagaaaataagGGGTTTATTAAATATGAGGAAAGGAATGCAGATACCTGTTGTTAGGACTTTGTTTACAAATAATCCCTGAACAGTAAAAAGTTTGTTACAGTTGCTTTTAAACAAAGGCTACTTTTCCCCACATACATCAGTTCTATATGTAATATGAAACCATGAAGCTTATTGGTAGTCTGttgcttttctaaaatattaatgtCAAATTAAgtaagggagagaaaagtgGAGAAGTGGTGCTGTGAAGTGTCTGTGACACTGCTCAGAGGAGTGCAAAAGTGACAGCTGCTGATTATAAAACAGCTTTGCACAGCCTTGGAAAGCAGACCCGAACAGAACAGGGTAGTGAGCATTGGGACAGCAGGCTCAGGATCCATGACACCATTCTTGTGATCTGCTCCTAAAACTGACACCAACTACTCTGCCTTTAGATGGAACAGCAATAAATGGCAGCTCTGCTACCGTCGAGCCTTGGCAGCCAAGGCTCATATCTGCAATACACCTCATCACTCCCTTAAACTACATTAAAGTTGTACTTGATAGCATATTTCATcagctttttttgttcttcttattttaaagcatgttAAGTAACCGAGATCCATTTTCACATGTATACCCGTGAGAAACCTTCCTTCGAAGAGATGTTTGAGAGTGGTGGGGGGGTGTCCTGAGCGCAGCCTTCTTTCGCGGCCGCCTGTCATCACCCGGCGCCCTGATGGGGCCCTGCCCGCGGCTCCTGCGAGCTCCGCGGCGCTGACCGGGGCGGCAGCTCCTGAAGGTCAGGGAGGGCACGGCTGGCAGAGGCGACAGaggccgcccccgccgcccctcgGGAGCCGCCGCCCGGCACCGGGCGGGGGCCGCGGCCCGGGTGGCTTCTTGCCCCAagcgcggcgggcggggcgcggtGCTTTCCGGCGGCTCCGGGGAGGCCCGGGCTTGCACAAGCCGTGCGGGGCTCGCCCCTTTCCGGGCAGCCGCACGGGCAGAGCCGCTGGCGAGCCAGGCGCTCCCGCACGGCCGACATGGAGCTGCGGGCGGCGCTGGGGCTGGCGCTGCTCTGTGCCGCGCTGGAGGCGGCGCCGGCCGGCCCTCAGCCCCGCTCCGCCGCGGGTGAGtggcgggggcagcggggccgtCTGTGGGGCCGGGGGGTGGCGGAGGGAGGCCCGGCCGGGGGCACTTGCCGGCACTGccggcccggcggggccgcgctTGCGCCTGCTTTGCCCTCTCCGGCACCGCTGCCCGCGGAGCCTGCCGCGGtattccctgtgcccagggcttcGCCCGCACGTGGCAGATCAGTAAACACGGCGCTCTCAGGTGCGGGGGCTAAGCTGCGTTTGTACCCAGGTAGCCAGAGAgtgaggtgaggtgaggtgagcccagccctgccctgccgtgGCGCTGCCCCGAGCCTCGCACTGCAAACACGGCTCTGCCCGGCGTGACCCCGGTGCGGCCGGACACGCTCGGAAATTGTTTCCCACGGAATTGTCACTCCATGTCACTCGCCCTTGCCTCGGACCAAACGCATTCCGGCGTTTGTTTCTCTGACTTCTCTTGGTAGGAGCCACAGTTCTACTGATTTTGAGCACTGCTGGTCTTTGCTTCCTAAAATAAAACTCTACGGGGCACAGTCGTGTGGTGCCTGCTCAGCCACAGAGTGGGCATGTGACCTTGGGAAAAATCAATTTATATCCGTTTCTGTTTCACAACCACTGCCCCGGATACATGTGTATCAAAGCCTTTACCAAGTGCTTTGAAACTGACAGAAATTACTACAATTTTACATGAAACTCGAAAGCTTATAGATTGATACAGGCTTCATTCATCTTGTTCATCATATACCTGTATATCTCAGCTCTTTTATCCatgcagtgctgtgcagccaTGACTGAGAACCTGTCAGCCTGGAAAGCAGTGAATGGGTTGGGCTGACACACTGCTTTATGGTGAGAAGCCCAGtctctgctcctgtggctgctgaggaGAGCTTTGAAATTTTTGCACACATGCTGTTTCTTGTCGTTCTTTCTAGACACTCATCTTTTATAGTAGTTTCCAGATAGGGAAgatctggaaaaaataattaaaatgcagcTCCCTCTCTTTTCAGGTGAAGTGGAGAAGTCCTATTGCCTCCTCCACTCTGCAGTTTCCAGATTGCTATTaatgaaaaacagctgatttttcAGTTCCTTCCAATCTCCATTTTATTTCTGGTGAACAGTGTAAACCCAttcctctgcttctgttttcagtttttctaaaCAGACTATGTGAAAGACTCCTGTCAGGAATGCACAACTTGCTCACATTTATCAGACAGGCTAATCAACAATTGGTTAAATTTATTCTCCTTTTCAAGACTTTAAAGAGGAGTAGCAGTAGACAAACTGAAGCAAACTTGGCATTACTCTGTATATCCAGTTCAGATGCAAATAACGCAGTTTTCTTTaatctttgttttctgcaaacaGGGCAGTTCTGGCATGTGTCTGATCTACATTTAGATCCAACTTATCACATTACCTCTGATCGCACCAAAGTTTGTTCTTCTTCCAAAGGAGCCAATGCCTCCAACCCAGGCCCTTTTGGAGACTTTTTGTGTGATTCTCCTTATCAACTTATTTTGTCAGCATTTGCATTCATGAAGGATTCAAAAGAGCAGGTTTCATTCATGATTTGGACAGGGTAAGTGTTCAAGTTACTCAACAGCTATAGCCAGATAGTGTGGTAATTCACAAGCTTATATTTGCACCATCAGGTCTGAGTTCAGTACCTCACAAATGCTAGTTGTCCCTTTAGTTGTCCAAATGGCTACTAAGTGGAAGACTGAGAATATAAAGCCTCAGGAAGAGACATCGATCTCTGTAATAATTGTTGAACTACTCATTGTGATATTTACCGCATGGCTATTAGTGTAAGTTAATAGAAATGGTGCAGGGAAGGTGGGAAGTGgaaaaaagcaagaagaaaggCCAGGGCAATAACTGACTGAAATGATTTATTACAAGAGGCAGTGGATTTTGTAGATCTTCAGGTCTACATCTGAAGTCTAACCTAAATCTGAAGTGCAGCCTTTCTTAGAAGATACTCTGTAACTACGGGTCTGTGGGACGTAACTAGAATGTAACTAGAATCAAGCAATGCTATAGcttatacatttaaaaaaaaatgtataaagttACCACTCTGGTTTGTGCTTGTGTGGGTTCTAGATCAGCAGCTGGCAAGGAGAGGGTAACAGTATTGTAGATGCTGCCTCTTTCTTCAGTACTGTCACTCATAGTTTCTTGTGCTTCTCAGGAAAGTGTCTCTCATTGCAGGCCTCTGTTGAGTAAAAATGTTTACCTTTCCTGCTCCAATCTTCTGTATTAGAAAATTATCTTAATAATAATGTGTTGCCTGGGAGGCTTTGTGTTCCTTAGCAGTGGGAGTGGAATGAGAAGTGTGAAAGGGAGGCATATGAATAGTTTGGTAGTACTGTGCCCTGTTACTTTCTATGTTTTCATAAAAGATAGTATTGATGTACCCTTCTGCCACAGCAACACTCTCAATTTACCATCACATAATTTTTTATGGTATACATCAATGGATAATTTATCAGAGAGATTAGTATTTTTGAGTGTTTGTGAGAACCAGTTTGTTTATATTATGTCACTCAATTTTGCTGGGGAAGGGTGTTAAAAATACTAATATGTGAAGATAAGTAATGAATTTATTTCACTTACCTTATTGTACTTAATTTTCAACAGGAtgttattaaaaaggaaaaaagaaacttgCAATGTTGTACAGGTGATGAAAGATATCTAATCCAAGCTGCACAGTAGCACAAAATGATggcattaaattattttaatttctaagaAATTTTCCTTATGATATGAATCTTAGGATAAACATTAGTCtacttctttgctttttttatatAAAGGCTTTGCAAAGCACATTTCAAGCAGTTATATGggtttaattaaaaagtaaagtAGTGTTACATTCTAGAATGTTGAtgtttgcagaatttttttgcctttccttaTGTTCCTAACAAACCCTTGTTAATAAAGCCTTTTACTTTTTCAGAGATAGCCCTCCTCATGTTCCTGTAAAAGAGCTCTCCACAAAGTTGGTCATTAGCATCATTGGCAATATGAGTTCTACAATTCGTAGTTTCTTTCCGGATCTTCAGGTATTCCCAGCCTTGGGCAATCATGACTACTGGCCACAGGTAAGAAAAGTTAGCAATTAGTTCATACATCATATTGAGTGTGTTCCTAACTCCTCAGAAATTATTCTGGAAACAGAAACCTACAATTCTTcagtttgcatttaaaattataacTAGTTCCACTGTAGAACAGAAACAACCTCTCTTTCTTTGTGCTCTTGCCTACGGAAAGGTTGATGCCAGGTAAAATCTGTACATGGCCTGAGGTCATGGGAATTTACTGCTAATCATTGCTCCTGGCTTAGAACCACCATGTGTCAAAATAGTTAACTCACACTTATATACATCATGCATGTATATATAATAACTTAATCTAGCAGAAATTACATCCTTAATGGATCTGTGAGCCTGTGATAAGTTTCAAGGCGTTCTCAAAGGCCCACTGGAAAACTGTCTGCTGGCAtcactggatttatttttttttaatcaaactaTTGCAGAAATTTTGTAGTGTTCCTATATTTTTTCCACTATTATtaaaaatgtctattttttCTTATTGGACACTTAGCCAGTGAATCATCAATGTGAATATTTCTATGTGCAGCTGAGGACAGTGCTTTTTCACTTTGAGTGTACTGTGAATATTATTCTTGGCACAACTCAAAAGTAAACAGTTGCTTCATGTGTCCTTTAAAACATGGTGTGGGTTGATCTGGCAACACACAGAACTTAGAGGCAAGTGCTGCCATTGGATCTGAGGGAATCAGAAGGGATGTGGGGCAGGTcaactaaaatattttgtttgaaatgcCTCGTGGGGATTCAGTACCACCCCTTCATACCCCAAAGGCTTTTATTCCAGCAGTCTGAGTTATTCCTTAGGCCTGTCATGGTATATGTTGGAGTAGTAAGTAATTATATCATTGCCTGTGTCATTGCTGGAATCAGTGGTTTCCAAACTGAGGAGTAACAGAGGTACTGAGAGAGGGTGAAAAGGAAATGTGAGAGTTAAAAACAAGAGCTAGACATATATTGGAAATGTGAAACTAAAATTTGGAAATGTGAAACTAAACTGAAACATCAGTCTCTTGTGTTCTTACTGTTGGCTTATCATGTGCACTGATGGGGCCAGGTTGGTTTCCTGGAAAACACTAGTATTTTGATAAATAACCCCTTAACTGAGGTCTCagtcagtgttttgttttcattttgttttgttttaaaaatgtctaaACAGAGAATAGTTGTCATTCAGTAGTCTCCTTTgatatagaaaaaaaccccctagATGCAATAATCTCGTAGACAAAGAATGTAGGGACTTTTTTAACAACTGTGAATTTTATTTGTGAATTTAAATCTGAAGATTGAAGAAAAAGATTCTCAGGAGGGGCAGATGGGCAGCAAATAGGACTTTGAAGCAAGCTGATGATTGGAATAACTGGTGATTGTTGTCGTTTTCTCTGCACAAAGCCACACAGGAGTGTTGGTGTGATACTTTGCTTTGAAGTGGCATGCTTCACCAATGTGCAGAACGGGCAAGCTTTTCACTTACTGCTTGAAAGTGATCATGGGATCAGAATACCCCACTATGGGGTAATTTGaacttgtttgatttttttttaatgtttgttttttgcAGTTTATGACATTTCAGGTTTTCATATGAACCTGATTAGCAAATGTCCTGTAGGCTGGAAGTCATGTGGAACAAGCCACATGCAGTGGGCTGTTCCAAAGCAAGTGTGAAAGCTGCACGCTTACCACGCACCAAAGAATTTCATTACTCTCCATTGTGTTCTGACTTGTCTTAACAACTGAACAGTCTTGGGTGATTTTTCTTGCAGAATATGTCAAAAACACTACTCAGGGTAATCAAGCATTGGGATAACTTTCAGACTGTATACTGTGACCTTGATCTTTCTGCATAGTCTTATTTCACACCCTTGCCCCTGCTTAAAACAAATTCCCAAACTACTGTCTAGCAGATCACAGAACACTGGCTTGCCTGGGTCCAAACCACCTTTAGTCCATAACATGTCTCTTATCTGAGATCTGGTTTTGCTGTGTCTTTTAGTGATTGTTAGCTCTGGCTCAAAGCTGTCCTAACAACTGATGTCTGTGCACAGCAAGCAACAAGTGTCTAAACAGACCTCTAATTGCACTGCTCCTAGACAGAGACTTACTGCCTAAGCCTCTAACAACATAGGTTTAGTTTCAAAGATCTTGGAAAGGTCAAATTTTATGTTTAAGAAAACATGCACTGCAATGCTGTTCCTATTTTCAACGCTTGTTTGGCCAGGTTGGTATTAGGGTTAGATCAGAGCATGATTTTAACAGGCCGAAACATTGACACaacttttacattttaaatgctttgttaCTAGAACTACAGGGCTTCATGGTAACGTTTGCCAATTTCACCTAAATGTTTCTGAGGGTCATAGTGGAGTTTGGGGAGCTGCTATGCACCACAGGTTGCTtggaaaaaattatcttctatAAAAGAAGTTTACATTCAAGCTTGTCATCCAAGAGACTTTATTTTTAGACTTTGACTTGTCAGCtgatatatttattaattttgtagAATGTATGGTTTTCCATACTGCTGTATTCCTAAGGCTTGACATATTTCTGGCGTTAGTTAATTAACGCATTTACAAGGCCATGAGGTCAGTTCTGACTAAGATTAGGCATTTGAAGCTGATCAGCAATACTGGATGTTCAaaagttgtttttgtttttttttttccctttcttgaaTTCCTTCTGGTGATGACTGGATATACTTACATGTTATCCAAGAGGCCAGGTAGGATaatttagtgattttttttttgtctgtgtatCTGAATGCTAAGACTTAGGTGAGTTCTCCTCTCTCATAGGATCAGCTTCCTGTAACTACCAGTGAAGTTTACAATGCTGTAGCAGATTTCTGGAAACCTTGGCTAAATGATGAAGCAATCAATACTTTCAGAAAAGGTAAAGTATGACAGTAATGCATTGTGGGGCTAAGTCTCAGGGAATTAATGTTTCTCTGGATTTGTCCTGTTTGGTTAGATAAGTCTCATAGGGTGAATCAGAACAATGGATTATTTGTAATGCTCCTCCTGGAAGACGTTACTTATCTTTTTGGATAGCAATGCCTGTATTCAGGGTGCATCTGTTCCTTTCTGGTGCAGTAATTATCACTTCTTGTACACACGTACAGTGTTACTGACTTTGTAACAATGTACAATTACCTTTCTGCCATTAATACCTCTTAATACTTTTTAGATGATGACACATGGATGCACAAGAAAACTCAATTTTGGTTGTAAAAGactgttaaaatgtttttttctgttttaatgctATATGTATTTCAGAGCATATTGAATACGTACATTTTTGTTCAGGTTATGATAGCACATAGTTATGGTGATTATACTGTTAATGTTTGTGTCCATATAACTAACTGGGAGAATACTGATATCCTAatcaggatttttctttttagcaaagGACTGAAAAGTTCAACCCAGTTTCCAACCCACTCAAATGTTACGGATTTGGAAATTTAGTTTGTGTTTTTGTGTCCTGAATGAGATTAAACTTTGGATAAGAATGGAAGCAGAAACTTTAAGAAACTCAAAGGGATAGACAATAACTTAAAGGATATTGTTATACTTCTGTTGCTGTGGCTCCACTTAACTATGAAGTTACACCCATTGAAGAAGCATGCCATGGAGAGTTTTGGGAGCTAGGACTGAAAACTGTGATCTTTACTTTTCACTGTATTACCAATCTGAAGTTAAAATACTTCCAAAGCACAAGGCTACTAAACTCAACAGTTCTTCTTGAGGGAGTCTTTATGTTTACAGCATTTCAAGAAATGTGGGCCTTTTAACAACTGTTGTACCTCAGTGTGGAAGAAACGTTACAGGGCATTTGTTGCATGTCAGTTGGATAATTGCATCTGAATACTGTCAAATAAACACAAAGACAATTACAGGCAAGAATTCATAAATAATTCAGTGTAAATTTCTACTAAAATGTGGCTGAAAACTTTGTTAAGATGTTTTGTTGTGCTAAAGTGATGTGTGGCTTGAATAAGCATGCATAGTCTACTAGACAGAGTAAGCTTGGGTATTTTGTCAGTGGTGTACTTTAGTTGTAAAGTTGTGCCTTGAAACCTTTTGTTTGTCATAGGATGTTGGTCTTCTTTTCACAGGTGGCTTCTATACACAGCTGTTTGAATCTGGTGATAGCTCTCAACCACTCAGGATAATCAGTCTGAACACGAATTTATATTACAGCCCCAACAGTGTAACTGTGAATATCACTGACCCAGCCGACCAGTTTGCCTGGCTGGAGGGAATACTTGAAACCTcttcagaaaagaaggaaaaggtagGGGCCATAAACAGAACCCATCATTTTTTGTTTcaactttgaaagaaaaagaagtagaaaTAATTAAACATTGTTCTCGAACAATATTAATGCTGTGaaggatactacaatataaaaaattattttttaataattcttctTTGAATATGCACATCACGCTGCAGAATTAATATTTGAAGTTTCTCAACTTATACAGTagaatacattttctttcctactATGTAAAATACTGCAAAAGCTAGTTTCTGACCTTTTTTACCCATAgcctttaattttaaaatatacaccCTTGTCCTAAGACAAAAGCTAGCATAATTCACTTACACTTTAATATAATTAGAAGTATCAAAAATGCAATTGCTATGATTTGAGTGTTATAATAAATTGTCTTATAATACTTAGGTTTTGAAGTGAGGTTATAAATTCTTGTCTcctgattgattgattgattgattggttggttggtgcAGGGTTTAGATCCTCATCTGAGCAGAAGATGTGTTTAATTTGCAACGTGTTTACATTTTGCTACAGtgttgtaatttaaaaaaccttATCATATGGCTAGGAGAAAGGAGAGCTTTCCCTTTCTCATGAAACTCTGCAGCTTATTAGCTGGTGTGTGCAGTTGGCACTAAGTCTCTATTTCATTTAGGGGTGTTTCAGCCATTTTTTCTGCGTTTCTCGTGACTCTCTGACCATGCAGACTCTGTAAAACTTGAACATAAGTTTTTCCTTCTGCCCCCTTGTGATGCCAAATTATGTCTTACCCtagtaacttctttttttttttttttaatttgaggtAATTGATAACATTTTCTTTAGGCCTAAATCACACATAGATTTAttggaacatttttttctccaataaTATACTTAATTGATATTAGAAATTTAAACTTTCTGACTGtttgtattttataataaaaagaaacctGTAATGATTTACATTTTTTGGAACGTTATTTCTGAGATAACATTATTATGAAACTATGCTAACCGTTTTTAGATTACAGCTAAAAGTATGAGTTTCAAATGAAGGTGCTAATTgtgctttctgtatttcattccTTAGGTATATATAATAGGTCATGTACCCATAGGATACTTGCCATATGCAAGGAATACTACAGCAATAAGGGAGTACTACAATGAGAGACTGGTGAAGATTTTTCGCAAATACAGTAGTGTCATTGTGGGCCAGTTTTTTGGACACACACATAGAGATAGTATCATGGTCCTCCTGGATGAAGAAGGTAATGATGCTTGCTGACTCCTGAATATTTGTCTTCCTGATTGAAAGCAAATTAATACTTTCTTCCATGTTTTTATTAGTCAGCCTCTTTTACAAACAATTGAAAAAGGAAATTGGGAAATACTGCTATTTGTCTGCAAGAGTTCAAGTCTCACAcaatctcatttctttttcaaagagaaCTTTGCAGGGCAAATTGTCTTTTTTATTGAAGTCAGAAGAGTCTCCTCAAGCTtcctaattttttcttttttaatgaatgcTTATGCCTAGACAAGAATTTCTAGTCTTTCCTCTCCACTCTCTCAGTGACACAGGCAAATTATAGTAGCCAGTTACTATTGTGTAACGTGTCAAAGGGAATGTTCTCAGGCCAGCTAGACATGCTCTATGTTCTTGTGTTTCCTGCATCATTACTGTGCCTTTCTGCTGAG
It contains:
- the SMPDL3A gene encoding cyclic GMP-AMP phosphodiesterase SMPDL3A isoform X4; the encoded protein is MELRAALGLALLCAALEAAPAGPQPRSAAGQFWHVSDLHLDPTYHITSDRTKVCSSSKGANASNPGPFGDFLCDSPYQLILSAFAFMKDSKEQVSFMIWTGDSPPHVPVKELSTKLVISIIGNMSSTIRSFFPDLQVFPALGNHDYWPQDQLPVTTSEVYNAVADFWKPWLNDEAINTFRKGGFYTQLFESGDSSQPLRIISLNTNLYYSPNSVTVNITDPADQFAWLEGILETSSEKKEKVYIIGHVPIGYLPYARNTTAIREYYNERLVKIFRKYSSVIVGQFFGHTHRDSIMVLLDEEEKPVNSLFVAPAVTPVKNVWQMESNNPGVRLYQYDFLDYSLLVYYFFRKIWLCAFSIWPLKMSCKTPLLFILMDLSRGLW
- the SMPDL3A gene encoding cyclic GMP-AMP phosphodiesterase SMPDL3A isoform X2 — encoded protein: MELRAALGLALLCAALEAAPAGPQPRSAAGQFWHVSDLHLDPTYHITSDRTKVCSSSKGANASNPGPFGDFLCDSPYQLILSAFAFMKDSKEQVSFMIWTGDSPPHVPVKELSTKLVISIIGNMSSTIRSFFPDLQVFPALGNHDYWPQDQLPVTTSEVYNAVADFWKPWLNDEAINTFRKGGFYTQLFESGDSSQPLRIISLNTNLYYSPNSVTVNITDPADQFAWLEGILETSSEKKEKVYIIGHVPIGYLPYARNTTAIREYYNERLVKIFRKYSSVIVGQFFGHTHRDSIMVLLDEEEKPVNSLFVAPAVTPVKNVWQMESNNPGVRLYQYDFLDYSLLVYYFFRKIWLCAFSIWPLKMSCKTPLLFILMDLSRGCGKMDWLCGYFGHYRHPNHFHLLGIGPAPVKFLILTKIYLLAARHSVPVEKHGCHGKLQS
- the SMPDL3A gene encoding cyclic GMP-AMP phosphodiesterase SMPDL3A isoform X1, with the translated sequence MELRAALGLALLCAALEAAPAGPQPRSAAGQFWHVSDLHLDPTYHITSDRTKVCSSSKGANASNPGPFGDFLCDSPYQLILSAFAFMKDSKEQVSFMIWTGDSPPHVPVKELSTKLVISIIGNMSSTIRSFFPDLQVFPALGNHDYWPQDQLPVTTSEVYNAVADFWKPWLNDEAINTFRKGGFYTQLFESGDSSQPLRIISLNTNLYYSPNSVTVNITDPADQFAWLEGILETSSEKKEKVYIIGHVPIGYLPYARNTTAIREYYNERLVKIFRKYSSVIVGQFFGHTHRDSIMVLLDEEEKPVNSLFVAPAVTPVKNVWQMESNNPGVRLYQYDFLDYSLLDLWQFYLDLRDANEKNESNWKLEYILTKTYGIEDLKPESLYEMAKQLSLPHSTLFKQYYSNFIVSYDKTIVCEKGCKTCQICAIKYLDYSSYTDCIQREATGR
- the SMPDL3A gene encoding cyclic GMP-AMP phosphodiesterase SMPDL3A isoform X3: MELRAALGLALLCAALEAAPAGPQPRSAAGQFWHVSDLHLDPTYHITSDRTKVCSSSKGANASNPGPFGDFLCDSPYQLILSAFAFMKDSKEQVSFMIWTGDSPPHVPVKELSTKLVISIIGNMSSTIRSFFPDLQVFPALGNHDYWPQDQLPVTTSEVYNAVADFWKPWLNDEAINTFRKGGFYTQLFESGDSSQPLRIISLNTNLYYSPNSVTVNITDPADQFAWLEGILETSSEKKEKVYIIGHVPIGYLPYARNTTAIREYYNERLVKIFRKYSSVIVGQFFGHTHRDSIMVLLDEEEKPVNSLFVAPAVTPVKNVWQMESNNPGVRLYQYDFLDYSLLVYYFFRKIWLCAFSIWPLKMSCKTPLLFILMDLSRGCRCPAPSEIP